The Psychroflexus sp. ALD_RP9 region GAGTTTGTTCCAAATAAATCAACACGGTTTAATTGTAAACCAAAATTCAATATATGTGCATGTGCATCAATTAAACCTGGTAAAACGGTATTTCCTTTTAGATTGATGGTTTCTTTAGCATTAAACTTATTGATTAGTTCGTCGTTACCAACGGCAACAATTGTATCTGCATTAGTAACAATAGTAGTAGCTTTAGAAAAGTTTGGATCTACCGTATAAATATTAGCATTTGTATAAATGCGATCAGCTTCAATTTTAGGTGAATCGCATGACAGCGTTATAAAACATAAACTTAATAAACAATAAAATAATCTCATTTAAAATAAACTTGTAACCGAATTAATAATTTCTGTTCTAATAGCTTTATTTCCACTCGCAGCTAGGGCTATTGATATGAAAAGGCCAATCATAGCAGAGCCAAAATCACGGGCAATCATATAAGCTGCCTTTTTCTTGTGCTTGTTTCCTTTTTTCTTTCTTGAAAGATTTATTGCTATTTCTCGACCACCTATAATTCCTAAAAACACCCAAGTTGTACTCATAGGAACAGTTGATATAAATAACTTGTAAATTAATAAAATTACATAAGATAAATCAATTAAAGTTGCAGCACGAATATCTGAAATACGTGTTTTTTCACTAACAACGCCTTGAATTTTATCACCTCGTAAATAAAATAATAAGCCTAAACCAAAAAATATAGTTAAAGCAAATACTAAAAATTGTGATAGGCTTTGCTCTCTAGGTAAGAATACAGCAATATTCGCGCCATCTTGCATAACCCAAGTTGCCCAAAGAGAACCACTAACCAACCATTGAACGATTACCCAATATTGGCTATGTTTTCTACTTTTAAAGTATTTTCTGATCGCTTTGTAAGATAAATACCATATTAAAAATGACAACACAAAAGCCATAATGTAACCTGACCAACTTTTTAAAACAACAGATGTAATACCTGATGTATCTGCGCTGAAAACACTAAGCAGTAAAAAAGTTGTAGATACAGGCATTCTTAAGCGCGTTAAAATTAATAGTACCAATGGTGCTATAACTTGAAAAAAAGTAAATTTATCGGGATGCGGATAATCGGTTGTACCATCTGGGTTAGTCAGGCGCTGATAAGTTACATCGCCATCAAAATAAACCCAGCTAAAAGTTACTGTAGCCAAGAAAATTCCTCCAATAAATAGCCAGAGAATCCACCATTTTTTAGCTTTATTACTTTCTATAAAAGTCCCTAATGATTGAATACTATCATTTGCAACCGCTGCATAGGCTGCAAAAAAGAAACCTATCCACATGGCTAGGTTTGCGCTTGAAGTTGATGTTGCCGCAAGGATTATTCCGACAAGAACTATTATTAAGAAATTTTTTTCTTCGGTTAAAAAATCGAGAATGTTAAGATATGGCTTATCCCTATCGTAACGTTTAAACTTTTTGGCCATTTGTTAAGTTTGCTTCATTTTGGTTGCACAAATCTATTGTAACTTAAATTTTCTAATGTTTCTTTTATGTTAAGAAACATGACTAATATTACCAATCAAATTTATAAGTTAGACCACCTAAAACTTGTATCCCTTGAACTTGATAAGCCTTCCATCGCGGCTGATCAGCGCTTAATAAATTATTTCCATTTACAAAAACAGAAAAACGTTTAGTTATTGCATAATCTAAGGCAAAATTTAAATCTACAAAAGATTCTAAACTCTGTGTACTTGTTTGTTGATTACCTGAAACAATACTTGTATTAGTTCCATTAAAAGCTTGACGCTCGCCAACAAAAAAGGCAGTCATGCCAAATCGCCACCGATCAGTAAAGTTGTAGTGACCGTAAATTTTAGCTTCAAGCTCTGGGAGATTCCAAGCTTCAACTTCGTATTCTGTATTGTAAACAAAATAGTTAACATCTAATCCTAAATCTAAATCTTCATCTGGTGTATAATTAAAAGATAAGCCAGCATTAAATTGGGTCATATCATCATAAACGACTTTAAAACTATTATTTTGTGAATAGGCATTATTTGGTTCAAGACTTACAGTAGCAATGCTTGGTGCTTCGTAATTATGTTTAAAAAAATAAGTGTTATCAAAGTCAGCATAACCAATTTTTGCAACTGCTGTTAACTTACCGAATTTAGATTGTAAACCTAAACTAGCATCGTACATTTTATTAGTTGGTGAAATCTTTAAATCAGGTGAAACAAAAGGGTTTTCGCTTGTAAAATCACGATAGGTATTCTGTGTTAAATCGCCATCAATGGCAGTAAAAACGTTTAAAGTCTCTGTAATGTTATAATTTGCACTGATTTTTGGATAGATAAAAAAATTAGTTTCACTTTGTTCAACGTTAGCGTTTAAAACTACTTTCGCACCAGCATCAATTTCAATACCTGCAACTTTAAACTGTGTTCGTGGTAAAATACTTACATTATAAAAACTATAATCCGAAACATTAATCGACTCATCGTAAGTTGTTGTTAAATAATTTAAATTTAACGAAACATCTAAAGCTTGCTCATATCCAAGTAAAAGCTCTGAATTGAAATTTAAATCGATAAAATTTTCAGCAGAATTAAAATCATCTGAAAAGTTATAATAATTGATTTTAGCAGATTTAATCCATTTATTGTAAAAATCAATACCACCATTTAAACCCAGTCCTAGATAAGTTTGTGTGACATCGTCAACAATACTATAATTAGTGGGCAATTGAATTCCGTACCAATTGTAAATATCATGATTGAGGTTAATACCTACATTCCATTTTAAATTTCGCTCAGTCGAATGCAAACCTACATCAAAGTTGGTATTAAAATAGTGGTCATCTACTAAAACATCTTCAATACCACCTTGTGATGACAAATGACTAAAATCTAAACTAATAGATTTTTGACGATCAATTAAAAAATTTGAATATAATTCTCCTAAACCAGTGGTGAAATTTCCGAAACCAAGACGCGCATAACTATTGAAAAATCTTGGTTTTGGTGGCAAAATAACTCCAGAAGCACGACCTTTAGCTGGAGTAAATGTTGAAGCTACCGGAATTGAAATAAACTTGTAATCAACTGATTTTGATTGAATTTCTAATTTATTACTTTCGTCGGGTTTTTGTTTCACCTTAAAAGCATCGTTAACTGTAGGAGAATATTGCTTAACAATAATTAATTTTTCGGTCTTGATGGTATCTTGTGCATTAGACAAATAGAAAGCAAAAAATACTGCTAATATTAATTTAAACCTTAACGCCATGAGATGTTTTATCTTTAGATTCACAAATTAACTAAACTTTACTGTAATAGTTAACTCAACTTTAGAGTATTTTATTTTACAACTCAATTAAAAATGAGAGAAGCAGAACTAATTAATTTATACCAGAGTCAAAAGAGTTATTTCAAAACAAATCAAAACCCTGATTCTAAATCAATTATTTCCCAATTAAAGTATCTAAAAGCTGAAATTAAAGCCAACGAGCAACAAATTATTGAAGCTATTCATGCTGATTTTAAGAAGCCAGAATTTGAAGTTTTAACTACTGAATTGTTCGTGGTTTATAAAGAGCTTAATTTATTTATTAGAAACATCAATTCGTGGCGAAAACCAAAACGAATCAGCTCTGATTGGCTTAACTTTCCTTCAACCGATAAAATTTATCATGTACCTTGGGGCAACTGTTTAATTATCGCTCCATGGAATTATCCATTTCAGCTTGCCATTACACCGCTAATCGGTGCGATTGCTTGTGGCAATACCGTTATTTTAAAACCTTCAGAATATGCACCAAACACAGCTAAAATTTTAAAAAACATTATCGGTAAAGTCTTCGACACTAAACAAGCTGCAGTTGTTGAAGGCGCCGTTGAGACTGCTCAACATTTATTAGATTTAAAATGGGATTATGTGTTTTTTACAGGCAGTGTGCCAGTGGGTAAAATCGTAAGTCAAGCTATCGCAAAATACATGACACCTCATACTTTAGAATTAGGTGGAAAAAACCCATGTATCATCACTAAACATGCTAACTTAAGCATAGCTACAAAACGTATTATTTGGGGTAAATTTATCAATGCTGGGCAAACTTGCATTGCTCCAGATTACATCTTGATCGATCAAACTCTAAAAGCTAAATTTATTGAAGAATTTAAGATGCAAATTGAGAAGTTTTATGGCAAAAATATTCAAAAGTCGACTGATTATTGCCGAATTATTAGCGATAAACATTTTGAACGTTTGAAAAATTTTATTGAAACCGAACAGGTAATTTATGGTGGAGAAACCAATAAAAATAATCGGTTTGTAGCACCAAGCTTGATCGATGCACCTGAATTCGATAGCGATATTATGCAAGAAGAAATTTTCGGGCCACTTTTACCAATATTTACGTTTGAAGATTTAAGCGATATCGAAACTACAATTCATAAAATTGACAAACCGTTAGCACTTTATGCTTTCACAATCAATAAAACCGAACAAAATTATTTAATTAAAAACTTCGATTTTGGTGGTGGTGCCATTAACGATTGTATTGTGCATTTCGTAAATGACAAACTGCCTTTTGGTGGTGTGGGCGCAAGTGGTTTAGGCAATTATCATGGCAAGCACTCATTTAAAACATTTACGAGACAAAAATCTATTGTACATCGTAAAAACTACATCGATATACCAATTAAATATCCGCCATATAACAAAACCAAGTTATTTAAAAAATTTCTAAGTTGGTTCCGCTAAACTAAACTTTAGCTTTTGCCGAGGTCTAGCTTGCGCTAATTGGCAAATTGAATTTTCAGTAAGTTGAAAAATACGTGGGTATCCGCCTGTTGCCTGAGCGTCTCGCATTAAAATAATTAGTTTTCCACCTGAAGTAAACTGAACAGTACCTGGTAAAACAGGAGATGTTAAAATCTCTTCTAATTGGTTATCTAAACGCTCACTTATTTGATATGCCATACGGTTAATTTGGTTAGAAATACTAAATTCAGCATTTAAAAGTTGGTATTGAACAGATTTAGATAATAACTTAAATTCAGGCAACTTAAAACATTTAATATCAACAACTTCTGTTGTCTTAAAATCTAAACGTTGAGCTAAGTTTTCCTTGATTACTTCAGCTGAAGTATTAAAATTAACAACAGAGTTATTATTCAATTTAGCTTGATCAAAAACTTGAGCATAATAACTCGAGCTACCCATTTTTTGTTCAATTTGAAATCCATTTTTTACGGCCAAGTAAGTCCACATCCCTAAATTAATTCGTTTAAGTTGCAACACATCTCCATTAGCAACTTTGTAAATTTCGAAAGTTCGAATCGGTTTACCATTTAAAAGAATATCTGCATCTAAAGCAGCAAAAACGATATAAGTTGACTTAAAAAATTGAAATTTTGCACCTTGACCCATAATTTCAATAACAGGTACTTGCTCAGGATTTCCTAAAATTCGGTTAGCATAAGTACTTAAGCGTGAATCCATTACTCCCGAAATAGGAATACCCATTGTTAATCCCGAATAACGACCTTTGTCTTGTATACTCGCTAATGGGCCAGATTTAATTACCTTAAGACTCATCTACAAATCGATTTTGAAAATTAATATCTTGTTGTAATTCGCTTTTAATTTTATAATACTCTTTTTTATTTATAGGTTTAAAACGAATCGTATCTCCAGCTTTTAAGAAAGTCTTTAGCTGTTTTGCATCAAACAGACACAAAGGCGTTTGACCGATGATTTGCCAGCCTCCAGGCGAATTTACAGGATAAATACCAGTTTGACGACCTGCAATACCAACTGAACCAGCTGATATTTTTGGTCGAGGTTGAGACTTTCGAGGGAAATACAGATCCTTATTTACTTGTGATAAATACGGAAAACCAGGCAGAAATCCTATAAAATGAACACGATAAGTTTGTCCAGAATGCAAGCTTATTAAATCTTGCTTAGATAGCTCTTTTTTTTGTTCGAATTCTTTGGCATCGATTGAAAATTCATCGTCATAACAAGTTGGAATGATAACCGATCTAAAGTTAAAATCAAAAGGCTCATCATTAGTTAAAAGAAGCTGTTTAAGAGCCATTTTTGTACTATAGAAATCATTTATAGTTGAATTATAAATAACTAATAATGAATTATATGTAGAATTTACTTGAAGTATATTATCACTATAAAAATCTAATAATAAAGATCTTTTTTGAAGTAACCAATCTAACGAAAAAAGTTGATGATTTGTATTAAAAATAATTAAAATTGAACATTCATTATACTTAAAAATATCAGAGATTAAAGCCGGTTTATCTTTCAATTTCATAGTCAAATTTTGGTAGCTGTTCATGTAAATACTCAAGGTGATTTAATGTCAATTTTGAATCGCTATGTAAACAAATTGTATTTATAGTTTGCTGTTTAATTTTTCCAGAGGTTGATATTATTTTTGCTTCCGCTAAGCTTAAAGTTTGATGCAAAATTTCTTTTGACGTATGAAGCATTGCATTCGAAAATTTTCTTGGCGTTAGACTAAAGTCATCTGTATAAGTACGATCTGCAAAACCTTCTATCCAATACTTAACCTTATCTGACTTAAAGTTTAGCAGCTCAGATTCTGGTAAAGTAAAAACTACTACTTCCCTATTTAAATCTTCAATAACCTCAAAACATAATTCTGCTAAGTGTTTGTCTTTAGCCAATTGGTTATATAATGCACCGTGAAATTTAATATGATGCCAATCTGCATTTTCATTTTGACATATTCTTTTAAAATTCTTAAGTTGTAAATTAAGCGAATGTGTTAATTCTTTTGGTTTAAGATTCATGAATTTACGACCAAAATTTTCTTTATCTGGAAATGATGGATGTGCTCCTATTTTAACCTGATGTTGTTGCGCTTGTTGAATTGCGTTTTGTATACTGATATCATTACCATAATGACCACCGCATGCTATATTACAACTTGAAATAAGTGGCATGATTTGTGAATCATACTTATAACCTTCAGCTAAATCACAATTAATATTAATGTGTTTCAAATTAGTTTTTGCTGAAATTTAATTATCATTTGTAACATCTTAAAATTATTAACTACATTTCCTAAAAATTTTGTCTATGCGAGTTTTATTTATGATTATCCTAAGTATTTTTAGTGTTTATACCTTTGCTCAACAAACATTAAAGCTTACACCTCAAGTTACTGAAGCAACTGTTTATAGAGCTGGTGCAAAAGTCACAGCCGAGAAAAAAGTTTATTTAAACCGAGGCGAAGCAGTTGTAGTTTTTGAAAATTTATCTCCTAATATAGATAAAAACAGCATACGCATTAAAGGCCTTAATGGTGTAAGCTTAAATTATTTCACTTATGAGACTGATTATTTAAAAAAACAGGATGTTTCTAAGCAATTAGAAAACTTAAAAGAACAACTATCTCAAATCAATCGAAAAATCGCTGTAAAAACAAATCAAATCAATGCATTAAACAAAACACAAGTCTTGTTAGAAAAAAATCAAGAATTAAATACTTCAAATAATGAATTAACAGTTGCTAAGATGAACGCTTATACTGAATATTATCGTAATAAATTAGAAGATATAAGTACAAAAATTTATGACTTACAAGTTAGTGTTAACAAACTTAATACCGAACAAAATTCTCTTCAAAGTGAAATAAAAAAATTAGAAGGTCAACAAACTAATCATCGTGGAAAAATAAGCTTTAACCTTAAAGTCACTAAAGCATCTCAAAAAAACTTCAGCATAGATTATTTTATTTATGATGCTGGATGGTTTCCTACATTCGACCTCACAACAAACTCTATCGAAAGCGATATGAATTTAGCTTACAAAGCGAAAGTTTACCAAGCATCAGGCCGTGATTGGAGTAATATTAAACTCAGCTTATCGACTGCAAATCCTGAGACTGATACACAGATGCCTGAGTTGAGTCCGCTATATGTTAACTATATATCTCGATACAACCAAAACACAACTCAGTCATACAATTTTAGCCACTTAAATTACAATAGAGGCGTTAAAAATGTTAGCGGTATTGTTTTGGATAATGATGGCTTACCATTACCTGGTGTTAATGTTTTAGCTGGTAATAATGGCACTCAAACTGATTTTGATGGCCGTTATAGCATAGATGTGAATGGAGCAAAATCTTTAACTTACAAATATTTAGGCTTCAAAACAGCACGAGTTCCAGTGTATAGCTCAACAATTACCCTAAATTTAATTAATGATTCGTCAGAATTAAGTGAAGTTGTTGTTACAGGATACTCTAAGTCTAATAAAAGAAGTAGCAGCACAGAAATAGTTGAAAATGAAGAAGCTGTTTACGATGAAGAAGTTTCTCAAACACCTATTACTACAAATGAAGGCAATAGTTTTAGCTTTACTTTTCCTAATGAAGTTTCTCTAAAGAGCAGTTTAAATAATTCTAATTTTGACATCAATAACTATCAACTAAACACTGAATACAATTATTACATCGCTTCAGAATATTCGAAAGCCGCTTATTTAATTGCAAAAATAAGCGATTGGCAAGATTTAGATTTAGTAAGCGGTGAGGCCAAAATTTATTTTAATAATTCTTATGTTGGTCAAACTTCAATTGATGTAAACACAACCGATAAAGATTTACTGATTTCTTTAGGCAAAGACGATCAAGTAATCATTAACCGCACTGATGTCAAGCAAGAAAACAAAACCTCTTTTTTTGGTTCGAATAAAATCATCACAAAAACATTTGAAGTTGATATAAAAAACAATAAATCTTCTGCAATTTCGATTTTAGTGGAAGAAAGAACACCGATTTCACGCCAAGAAAACATAAAAGTTGAAGAAGTATCACACAATGCGGATTTCCGTGAAGAAAAAACAGGTTATTTACAATGGAAATTTGAACTTCAACCTAAAGCTAATAAACAGTTGAAGTACTCCTACCAAGTTAAGTATCCGAAAGACAAAAATATTAATATTTCAGCGCAATAAAATTTGTCTTAAATCTAGTATAAAATTAAATCAAAAAGCGTTTTCAATAGCAAAACGCTTTTTATCCTAACCAACCATCACGATCTAGACTTCGGTATTGAATTGCTTCAGAAATATGCGTACCAGTTATTGAATCGCAACCTTCTAAATCAGCAATAGTTCGTGCAACTTTTAAGATGCGATCATAAGCTCGAGCCGATAAGTTTAATCGTTCCATTGCTGTTTTTAACAGCTCTTTTGAAGCTTCATCAAGCTTACAAAACATTTTTATCTGCTTAACACCCATTTGAGCATTATAATGAATATGATTAATTTCTGAGAAGCGTTTAGTTTGAATTTGACGCGCAGCAGTTACGCGTTTTCTAATCTCTACACTAGATTCAGCTTTAGATTGATCGCTTAATTTTTCAAATGGAACAGGAGTCACTTCAATATGAATATCGATGCGATCTAATAATGGTCCACTAATTTTGCTTAAATAGCGTTGCATTTCAGCAGGAGAAGACGTTACAGGCGCATCAGGATCATTAAAATAGCCGCCAGGACTTGGGTTCATACTTGCGACTAACATAAAACTAGACGGATAAGTAACTGTAAATTTTGCCCGAGAAATAGTAACCTCTCTATCTTCTAAAGGCTGTCTCATTACTTCTAGTACGGTTCTTTTAAATTCTGGCAATTCGTCTAAAAACAAAACGCCATTATGTGAAAGTGAAATTTCACCCGGTTGTGGATAAGCACCACCACCAACTAAAGCAACATCTGAAATTGTATGATGTGGACTTCTAAAAGGACGCTCTGCCATTAGGCCTATTTGACCATTTGTACGCCCAACTACAGAATGAATTTTGGTAGTTTCAAGTGCTTCTTGCAATGACATTGGCGGCAAAATACTCGGTAAGCGTTTGGCTAACATTGTTTTGCCTGAGCCAGGCGGACCAATCATGATAATATTATGGCCACCTGCTGCTGCAATTTCCATACAACGTTTAATAGATTCTTGACCTTTTACTTCAGAAAAATCGTATTCAGGTGATAATAAACTATCGTAGAAAACGGCGCGTGTGTCAATAACAGTTGGTTGAAGAGGTTCTTCTTTATCAAAAAAAGAAATAACTTCAGTTATGTTATCTACACCAAAGACCTCTAAACCATCAACAATAGCAGCTTCCTTTGCATTTTGAGCTGGTAATATAAAACCCTTATAGCCTTCTTCTTTAGCTTTTATAGCTATTGGCAAAGCGCCTTTAATTGGCTGCAAACTTCCATCAAGAGACAATTCTCCCATGATGATATAATCATCTATTTTCTCTGATTTAATTTGAGATGAGGCGGCTAATATTCCAAGTGCTAATGACAAATCGTAGGCAGAACCTTCTTTTCTAAGATCAGCCGGTGCCATATTAACAATGATTTTTTTTCCTGGAAATTTATAACCATTGTTTTTTAAAGCAGCCTGAATCCTAAAACTGCTCTCTCTAATAGCATTATCAGGTAAACCTACCAAATGGTAACCTATACCTTTTTCCATGTTAATTTCAATGGTAATTGTAGTCGCCTCAACGCCAAATACAGCGCTTCCAAAAACTTTTATAAGCATAAAATTATAGATTGGTTACGCTAAATATAGTAATAAAATTTAATTATTTACCCTATTGAGTTATACAAAAAGCCTATCAAAAACATTGATAGGCTTCAAGATGATATCTTATAAATAACTATTTATGACTTATATAAGTTTATTAAAGCTTCTGTAGATTGATCGTGTGTTAATGTTGAAGCTTTTGATTTAATTTCTTTTAATATTGAGTTTGCAAGCTGCTTGCCTAACTCAACACCCCATTGATCAAAACTAAAGATATTCCAGATAACACCTTGTACAAAAATTTTATGTTCATACATTGCAATTAAGCTTCCTAAATTGCGTGGTGTTAATTTATTGATTAAAATTGAAGTTGTTGGTCGGTTACCTTCAAATATTTTAAAAGGTAATAAGTGCTGAATTTCTTCTTCACTCATGTTTTTAGATTCTAACTCTTTTCTCACCTCTTCGGCAGATTTACCTTTTAATAAGGCTTCAGTTTGAGCTAAAAAGTTTGCCATTAAAATATCGTGATGCTTTTCGTCTCCAAATAATGAATTTTTGAATCCGATGAAATCAGCTGGTATTAATTTAGTTCCTTGATGCAATAGCTGAAAAAATGCATGTTGTGAATTCGTGCCAGGTTCACCCCAAACAATATTTCCTGTTTGGTAGTTTACTTTTTTGCCATCACGATCAACACCTTTACCATTACTTTCCATAGAAGCTTGTTGCAAATAAGGTGCTAACTTTTGCAAATATTGCGTGTAAGGAATAATCGCTTCACTTTCAGAACCTAAAAAATTATTATACCATATACTAATTAAGGCAGAAATCACGGGTATATTTTCTGAAAAATCAGCACTTCTAAAATGCTGATCCATTTCTTCTGCTCCTTTTAAAAGCGCTTTGAAATTGTTAAAACCTATTGACAATGCAATAGATAAGCCAACTGATGACCATAATGAATAACGACCGCCAACCCAATCATACATAGGGTAAATGTTAGCACTTGCAATTCCAAATTTTTTTACGGCATCTAGGTTTGTAGAAACCGCAACAAAATTATCTTTAATACTTTCTTTGTCAGTGTAGTTTAAAAACCATTTTCTAACCGTATTGGCATTAGTAAGGGTTTCTTGAGTAGTAAACGACTTAGAAACGATTAAAAATAAGGTGGTTTCTGGATTTATTTTTTTTAAGGTTTGATGTACATGATCACCTTCTACATTTGAGATAAAGTGGATTTTTAAACCCTTATTATAAAACTGTAAAGCTTCAGTAACCATATTTGGACCTAAATCTGAACCGCCTATGCCAATATTAACAACATCTGTAAAAGCCTTTCCAGCATAAGATTTTCTTTCACCAGAATGAATTTTATTCACAAAGCTTTCCATTTGCTGTAAAACAGCTTCAACCTTAGGAACTATATTTTCTCCATCAACTACAATCGAAGTCGTTTTTGATTGACGTAACGCTGTATGCAAAACAGCACGATTTTCAGTTCGATTAATTTTATCTCCTGTAAAATAAGCTTCAATAGCATCTTTAAGCTTTGCTTCTTCTGCAAGTTGAAGTAATTCAGATTTAATGTTTGGGGAAATTAAATGTTTAGAATAATCAAATACAAATTCATTGAATTTAATATGAAAATTTTCAAATCGATTGATATCTGATTTAAAATATTCTAAGATAGAATCATTTTCAGCTTTACTTGCCGACTCTTTTAAGGAATCCCAAGCTTTTAATTGATTTGGTGTTAAATTATGTAAGGGCATTTTACTCAGGTTTTATAACGTTATTTTTGTAATGAGCAATAAGTCCGTCTATTGGCCGTCTAATAATATTACCAATATTTAGATGATAACGTTTGGCAACATCGCGAATGATATCTTCAGAGAAAAATGCGATTGACCCGATAAAATGAATTGGAACATTTTGTGCTTGTTTGAAGCACATTACGCGCCGTTCTATAAACTTCTCCATACCTTCATAAATTAATTTATAAAAATAACCATTTCTCTCTTCAGCTGTAAAAATAAATTCAGCAAAAGAAGCTAAATAGGTATTTGGGTTCTCTTCTTTGTAAACATTATATTTAATTACATCAGCATTTAAATCATAACGTTTTTCAAATTCAACCGCTAATTCAATTGGCATGGTTTTGTAGTAGTAATTTCTGATGAGTCTTTTACCAAAATAGTTTCCGCTAGCTTCATCCATTAAAACGTAGCCAAGCGATTCTACTTCCATGTGTACGTGCTTACCATCAAAATAACATGAGTTTGAGCCAGTTCCTAAAATACATACAATTCCAGGTTCATTTGTAGCTGCTAGAGCAGCTGCAGCCATATCTTCATCTACATTTATTTCGTCTGAAGCTTTAAAAAAATCTTTTAGTATTTTGGTGAGATTTTGTTTTGGTGTATTTGTACCACAACCTGCACCAAAAAAATCAACTCGATCTACTTTATTAATGACAGATTTCAATTCGTCATTTTCGTGTAAACGTTCTTTAAGAATATGAGGTTTAAAAACGGCAGGATTTAAGCCTTTAGTTCTTGTGCGAAGAACAACTTCTGCATTTTGATTGAGTAATATCCAATCGCATTTTGTGGAACCTCCATCAGCAATTAAAATCATAATTTTAAGGTATTAAAAAAGCCTATTTGAAAATTCACAAATAGGCTTTAAAGGTAAGCGTTACTTATAATTTTGCAATATGCATTGCTAAATCTACTAATTTGCTTGAATATCCGTACTCATTGTCATACCAAGAAATTATTTTAAAGAAATTAT contains the following coding sequences:
- a CDS encoding YifB family Mg chelatase-like AAA ATPase; amino-acid sequence: MLIKVFGSAVFGVEATTITIEINMEKGIGYHLVGLPDNAIRESSFRIQAALKNNGYKFPGKKIIVNMAPADLRKEGSAYDLSLALGILAASSQIKSEKIDDYIIMGELSLDGSLQPIKGALPIAIKAKEEGYKGFILPAQNAKEAAIVDGLEVFGVDNITEVISFFDKEEPLQPTVIDTRAVFYDSLLSPEYDFSEVKGQESIKRCMEIAAAGGHNIIMIGPPGSGKTMLAKRLPSILPPMSLQEALETTKIHSVVGRTNGQIGLMAERPFRSPHHTISDVALVGGGAYPQPGEISLSHNGVLFLDELPEFKRTVLEVMRQPLEDREVTISRAKFTVTYPSSFMLVASMNPSPGGYFNDPDAPVTSSPAEMQRYLSKISGPLLDRIDIHIEVTPVPFEKLSDQSKAESSVEIRKRVTAARQIQTKRFSEINHIHYNAQMGVKQIKMFCKLDEASKELLKTAMERLNLSARAYDRILKVARTIADLEGCDSITGTHISEAIQYRSLDRDGWLG
- the pgi gene encoding glucose-6-phosphate isomerase; this translates as MPLHNLTPNQLKAWDSLKESASKAENDSILEYFKSDINRFENFHIKFNEFVFDYSKHLISPNIKSELLQLAEEAKLKDAIEAYFTGDKINRTENRAVLHTALRQSKTTSIVVDGENIVPKVEAVLQQMESFVNKIHSGERKSYAGKAFTDVVNIGIGGSDLGPNMVTEALQFYNKGLKIHFISNVEGDHVHQTLKKINPETTLFLIVSKSFTTQETLTNANTVRKWFLNYTDKESIKDNFVAVSTNLDAVKKFGIASANIYPMYDWVGGRYSLWSSVGLSIALSIGFNNFKALLKGAEEMDQHFRSADFSENIPVISALISIWYNNFLGSESEAIIPYTQYLQKLAPYLQQASMESNGKGVDRDGKKVNYQTGNIVWGEPGTNSQHAFFQLLHQGTKLIPADFIGFKNSLFGDEKHHDILMANFLAQTEALLKGKSAEEVRKELESKNMSEEEIQHLLPFKIFEGNRPTTSILINKLTPRNLGSLIAMYEHKIFVQGVIWNIFSFDQWGVELGKQLANSILKEIKSKASTLTHDQSTEALINLYKS
- a CDS encoding BadF/BadG/BcrA/BcrD ATPase family protein, with amino-acid sequence MILIADGGSTKCDWILLNQNAEVVLRTRTKGLNPAVFKPHILKERLHENDELKSVINKVDRVDFFGAGCGTNTPKQNLTKILKDFFKASDEINVDEDMAAAALAATNEPGIVCILGTGSNSCYFDGKHVHMEVESLGYVLMDEASGNYFGKRLIRNYYYKTMPIELAVEFEKRYDLNADVIKYNVYKEENPNTYLASFAEFIFTAEERNGYFYKLIYEGMEKFIERRVMCFKQAQNVPIHFIGSIAFFSEDIIRDVAKRYHLNIGNIIRRPIDGLIAHYKNNVIKPE